The following are encoded in a window of Nibricoccus aquaticus genomic DNA:
- a CDS encoding DNA cytosine methyltransferase: MKRRHVLERGIQAVDLFCGAGGLTCGLKKAGVKVRLGVDVDPACQYPYEYNNSAPCLLKDVREIKTAELASHFVADESIRLIAGCAPCQTFSTYNQKADKTDSRWWLLREFLRVVRELNPELVTMENVPGLAEHTVFGEFLGFLHESGYHTAEKIVRCEDYGIPQQRSRLVVMASRLGKIDLLPPSHFRNRTKTVRDALSDLPVLASGGVDKSDPIHQSSELSPLNLKRIRASKPSGTWRDWPNELVAKCHRKKSGKTYPSVYGRMSWDEPAPTITTQFFGFGNGRFGHPEQDRAISLREGAIIQSFPRTYRFVEPNQPIYMKAIGRLVGNAVPVRLGEVIGKSFRHHIDSLQAAPIPTKR, translated from the coding sequence ATGAAAAGGCGACACGTTCTTGAGCGGGGCATCCAAGCAGTTGATCTATTTTGCGGCGCGGGCGGGCTGACTTGCGGCCTCAAAAAAGCAGGCGTGAAGGTGCGTCTGGGCGTTGATGTCGATCCTGCCTGCCAATACCCTTACGAATACAACAATTCTGCGCCTTGCCTCCTGAAAGATGTCCGTGAAATCAAGACGGCAGAACTCGCATCTCACTTCGTTGCGGACGAATCCATTCGCTTGATTGCCGGATGCGCACCTTGTCAGACGTTCTCAACATATAATCAGAAAGCCGACAAAACCGATAGTCGGTGGTGGCTGCTCCGGGAATTTTTGCGGGTAGTACGCGAACTCAATCCCGAGCTGGTTACGATGGAGAACGTTCCCGGGCTCGCTGAGCATACTGTATTCGGTGAATTCCTGGGATTTCTCCACGAATCGGGCTATCACACCGCCGAAAAGATCGTGCGCTGCGAAGACTACGGTATTCCACAACAGCGCTCACGACTCGTAGTCATGGCTTCTCGGCTTGGTAAAATTGACCTCCTGCCTCCTTCACATTTCAGAAATCGCACCAAGACAGTCCGCGACGCCCTCAGCGATCTTCCCGTGCTCGCGTCAGGTGGTGTTGATAAGTCAGATCCGATTCATCAATCGTCCGAGCTGTCGCCCCTGAATCTGAAGCGAATTCGCGCATCGAAGCCCAGTGGTACTTGGCGCGATTGGCCCAATGAACTTGTTGCCAAGTGCCACAGGAAGAAAAGCGGCAAGACATACCCCAGCGTTTATGGTCGCATGTCATGGGATGAGCCTGCCCCGACAATTACCACCCAGTTTTTTGGGTTTGGAAACGGGCGGTTTGGACATCCTGAACAGGATCGCGCGATTTCATTACGCGAGGGTGCAATCATCCAGAGTTTTCCGCGCACGTATCGCTTCGTGGAGCCGAACCAGCCTATCTATATGAAGGCCATTGGTCGCTTGGTAGGTAACGCAGTGCCTGTGCGCTTGGGCGAAGTCATCGGAAAGTCATTCCGCCACCATATCGACAGTCTTCAAGCAGCGCCGATTCCAACTAAGCGCTGA
- a CDS encoding CDP-alcohol phosphatidyltransferase family protein, translating into MASIYDIKPAFQNLLRPLTRALFRAGVTANQITVLAAALSIATGSCLAWQPTARWPLLVVPAFLFVRMALNAIDGMLAREHAQKSRLGAVLNEIGDVIADTALYLPFALVPGFDPLQIVLIVILAIVSEMTGVVAIQIGATRRYDGPMGKSDRAFLFGLAALLLGLGVVPGTWQQIAQPAMIALLVITIFNRARRALAQTPSA; encoded by the coding sequence ATGGCCTCGATCTACGACATCAAGCCCGCCTTCCAAAACCTCCTCCGCCCGCTCACGCGCGCCCTCTTTCGCGCCGGCGTCACCGCCAACCAGATCACCGTCCTCGCCGCCGCTCTCTCCATCGCCACCGGCTCGTGCCTCGCCTGGCAACCCACCGCCCGCTGGCCGCTCCTCGTCGTTCCCGCCTTCCTCTTCGTACGCATGGCGCTCAACGCCATCGACGGCATGTTGGCCCGCGAGCACGCCCAGAAATCCCGCCTCGGCGCCGTCCTCAACGAAATCGGCGACGTCATCGCCGACACCGCCCTCTACCTCCCCTTCGCCCTCGTCCCCGGCTTCGATCCGCTCCAGATCGTCCTCATCGTCATCCTCGCCATCGTCAGCGAAATGACCGGCGTCGTCGCCATCCAGATCGGCGCCACCCGCCGCTACGACGGCCCGATGGGCAAGAGCGACCGCGCCTTCCTCTTCGGCCTCGCCGCCCTCCTCCTCGGCCTCGGCGTCGTCCCCGGCACCTGGCAGCAAATCGCCCAGCCCGCGATGATCGCCCTCCTCGTTATCACGATCTTCAACCGCGCCCGCCGCGCCCTCGCGCAAACGCCCTCCGCCTAA
- the hrpB gene encoding ATP-dependent helicase HrpB encodes MPPRELPIYELENAVVGSLRAQGRLIVQAPTGSGKSTQIPQMLFNHGLLAERGEVVVLQPRRLAARMLAKRVAEEVGTRIGDVVGYQIRLESRVSEKTRIRFVTEGILLRQMSFDATLRGVSAIVFDEFHERHLYGDISLARAVQIQQTTRPDLKIVVMSATLDAGALKSYLAPCEVLVSQGRSFPVRVEYLTKTANFEQEPVWDVAARECARVAGQTSSGDFLVFMPGAYEISRTVQAIQGDRALRDFICFPLHGELPPEQQDRAVARYEARKIIVSTNVAETSLTIDGVTVVIDCGLARVARFDPNRGINTLLIEKISVASADQRAGRAGRTAPGVCVRLWTEREHGGRALQELPEVKRLDLSEVVLTLKASGIDDVGAFPWLEKPDAKGLERAEMLLADLGAVSAVSKERDEGTPPTPGRITEVGRRMLRFPVHPRYARMLIEADARGCVRPVALMAALTQGRSFLMRGVPKDVEDAREDTLGEEHESDFFLLMRVWRFADKASYSMDACRRLGIHAQGSRAVGPLFEQFLEIAEKEGLDVSEQRVDGVAVRKCVLAGFSDQLAKRLDAGTLRCELVHKRKGTLARESAIQKATLLVAAEVSEIGGRGGEVNTLLNLVTAIEEPWLKELFPDDYVNATTVSYDESAKRVVARRERRFRDLVIEAKASADEVPLDAAAALLTQQVLAGNLKLEAWDETVEQWIVRVNRLAEWFPELEVNSLTEADRATLVEQICYGELGYKDIRDKPVMPTLRDWLTAEQLAVIDDYLPERLTMANGRKSRISYAKEGPPVLSARIQELYGVEGKFTLGNGRVPVKIEVLAPNQRPIQVTDDLTNFWREQYPKVKAELSRRYPRHEWR; translated from the coding sequence ATGCCGCCGCGCGAACTGCCTATCTACGAACTTGAGAATGCTGTTGTCGGAAGTCTGCGCGCGCAGGGGCGGTTGATTGTGCAGGCGCCGACTGGGTCGGGGAAATCGACGCAGATTCCTCAGATGCTTTTCAATCACGGGCTGCTCGCGGAACGTGGTGAAGTGGTCGTTTTGCAGCCGAGGCGGCTGGCGGCGCGCATGCTGGCGAAGCGCGTGGCAGAGGAGGTTGGGACGCGGATTGGGGACGTTGTTGGTTACCAGATACGGCTGGAGTCGCGGGTGAGTGAGAAGACGCGGATAAGGTTCGTGACGGAGGGAATTTTGCTTCGGCAGATGTCGTTTGATGCGACGCTGCGCGGCGTGAGCGCGATCGTGTTCGACGAGTTTCACGAGCGGCATTTGTACGGTGACATCTCGCTCGCGCGGGCGGTGCAGATTCAGCAGACGACGCGGCCGGATCTGAAGATCGTCGTCATGTCGGCGACGCTGGATGCGGGAGCGTTGAAGAGCTATCTCGCACCGTGCGAGGTGCTGGTGTCGCAAGGGCGGAGTTTTCCGGTGCGCGTCGAGTATCTCACCAAGACGGCGAATTTCGAACAGGAGCCGGTGTGGGACGTCGCGGCGCGGGAGTGTGCGCGGGTGGCGGGGCAGACGAGCAGCGGGGATTTTTTGGTGTTCATGCCGGGAGCGTACGAGATTTCGCGGACGGTGCAGGCGATCCAAGGGGACCGGGCGCTGCGGGATTTTATTTGTTTCCCACTGCATGGAGAATTGCCGCCGGAGCAGCAGGATCGTGCAGTGGCGCGGTATGAGGCGCGGAAGATCATCGTGTCGACGAACGTGGCGGAGACGTCGCTCACGATCGATGGCGTGACAGTCGTGATCGATTGTGGACTGGCGCGTGTGGCGCGGTTCGATCCGAACCGAGGGATCAACACGCTGCTGATCGAGAAAATTTCGGTGGCGAGTGCGGATCAACGGGCGGGGCGGGCGGGGCGCACGGCGCCGGGTGTGTGCGTGCGGTTGTGGACGGAGCGCGAGCATGGCGGACGGGCGTTGCAGGAATTGCCGGAGGTGAAGCGGCTGGATTTGTCGGAGGTGGTGTTGACGCTCAAGGCGAGCGGGATTGATGACGTCGGGGCGTTTCCGTGGTTGGAGAAGCCGGATGCGAAAGGGCTGGAGCGGGCGGAGATGTTGCTGGCGGATTTGGGGGCGGTGAGTGCGGTGTCCAAGGAGCGGGATGAGGGCACCCCGCCTACACCCGGAAGGATTACGGAGGTCGGGCGGAGGATGCTGCGGTTTCCGGTGCATCCGCGGTATGCGCGGATGTTGATCGAGGCGGATGCACGCGGGTGTGTGCGGCCGGTGGCGTTGATGGCGGCGCTGACGCAGGGACGGAGTTTTTTGATGCGGGGCGTGCCGAAGGATGTTGAGGACGCGCGCGAAGATACGCTGGGCGAGGAACACGAGTCGGATTTCTTCCTGCTGATGCGGGTGTGGCGGTTTGCGGACAAAGCGAGCTACTCGATGGACGCGTGTCGGAGATTGGGGATTCACGCGCAGGGATCGCGGGCGGTGGGGCCGTTGTTCGAGCAGTTTTTGGAAATCGCGGAGAAGGAAGGGCTCGATGTGAGCGAGCAGCGCGTGGATGGCGTGGCGGTGCGGAAGTGTGTGCTCGCGGGATTTTCGGATCAGCTGGCGAAGCGGCTGGATGCGGGGACGTTGCGTTGCGAGCTCGTGCATAAGCGCAAGGGCACGCTGGCGCGGGAGAGTGCGATTCAGAAAGCGACGCTGCTCGTGGCGGCGGAGGTGAGCGAGATCGGTGGGCGTGGCGGGGAAGTGAATACATTGCTCAATCTGGTGACGGCGATCGAGGAGCCGTGGCTGAAGGAATTGTTTCCGGATGACTACGTGAATGCGACGACGGTGAGTTATGATGAGTCGGCGAAGCGGGTGGTCGCGCGGCGGGAGCGGCGGTTTCGCGATCTGGTGATCGAGGCTAAGGCCAGTGCGGACGAAGTGCCGTTGGACGCGGCGGCGGCATTGCTCACGCAGCAGGTGCTCGCGGGAAATTTGAAACTGGAGGCGTGGGATGAGACGGTTGAGCAATGGATCGTGCGCGTGAACCGGCTGGCGGAGTGGTTTCCGGAGCTGGAGGTGAATTCGTTGACCGAGGCGGATCGTGCGACGCTCGTGGAGCAGATCTGCTACGGCGAACTCGGATATAAGGATATTCGCGACAAGCCGGTGATGCCCACTCTTCGCGACTGGCTGACGGCGGAGCAGCTGGCGGTGATCGACGATTATCTGCCGGAGCGGCTCACCATGGCGAATGGGCGGAAGTCGCGGATCAGTTATGCGAAGGAAGGACCGCCGGTTTTGTCGGCGCGCATTCAGGAGCTGTACGGCGTGGAGGGGAAATTCACGCTCGGGAATGGACGCGTGCCGGTGAAGATCGAGGTGCTTGCGCCGAATCAGCGGCCGATCCAGGTGACGGACGATCTGACGAATTTCTGGCGCGAGCAGTACCCGAAGGTGAAGGCGGAGTTGTCGCGGCGGTATCCGCGGCACGAGTGGCGGTGA
- a CDS encoding ATP-binding protein has translation MSKEYEISIDPRILELLGPNLYTNIYYVLAELIANAYDADAKNVYIISNKDDIRVEDDGHGMSYAKGDVRRYLDVAAESRTTETDSTTKSHKRKKMGRKGVGKLAALSVSENVDVMTIAGGDKSGFVLSRRIEKDRKLRAIPEDKIEFEHITKHGTAIVMKAPQYRLHNSLTAVKRNLLKIFPLVSKDFKIHIIRGKESEVIKDFDRNIMTELITLITLGRAYASLGDLVPNTFPKKRKELVGTYPTKAIPLSLTDNKGAEHEYSLEINGWIGTYQSTKGRKAEMTDFPDNFISLFANGKMGEFNILPVVGQNKLNEVYVVGQLHVDLFELTELPDMALSNRQGYKSDDPRYVALLEYVRRDLLADILRRRDTFTDLRNTDKKLKKEEKQKQDEENLRVAFDDFRGTASKAAAKNLAKLGVKMPLESLEKIVLDSINQNSPNLGLKRLVDSQKKRILISQTLPDKSFADIVHAMLVFNNVSSEDILYTNCDDEVCRIPEGRHVYEYLRDFFIESYSDQKIFALFITSENTKVSWGAITEVGAAWITQIDHKIFNIRPFRPEHPLDDETQWQSTNRDGKPDELWMTPLNADIFCQKVEAVCDTLGYKKKKRAENKAHLGTLVSIRKD, from the coding sequence ATGAGTAAGGAATACGAAATCAGCATCGACCCACGGATACTGGAGCTATTGGGACCGAACCTATACACAAACATCTACTACGTATTGGCCGAGCTTATCGCTAACGCTTACGACGCCGACGCGAAGAATGTTTACATCATCTCGAACAAAGACGACATCCGCGTGGAAGACGACGGCCACGGAATGTCCTACGCGAAAGGCGATGTCAGACGGTATTTGGACGTCGCCGCCGAATCACGAACAACGGAGACAGACTCCACTACCAAATCGCACAAACGAAAAAAGATGGGGCGCAAGGGAGTAGGCAAGCTGGCCGCCCTTTCTGTATCGGAGAATGTCGATGTCATGACCATCGCAGGTGGTGACAAGTCGGGATTCGTCCTATCTCGGAGAATTGAGAAAGACCGCAAGCTTCGCGCAATCCCCGAGGACAAAATTGAGTTCGAACACATAACGAAACACGGAACGGCCATCGTGATGAAGGCTCCGCAATATCGGTTGCACAATTCGCTTACCGCCGTGAAGCGCAATCTCCTGAAAATATTTCCCTTGGTAAGTAAGGATTTCAAAATCCACATCATCAGAGGCAAGGAGTCGGAGGTGATAAAAGATTTCGACCGGAACATCATGACTGAGCTCATCACGCTCATCACCCTCGGCAGGGCTTATGCCTCGCTGGGCGATCTGGTTCCGAACACTTTTCCGAAAAAGCGGAAGGAATTGGTCGGCACCTATCCGACGAAAGCGATTCCGCTGTCGTTGACGGACAATAAAGGAGCCGAGCATGAATATTCCCTCGAAATCAATGGATGGATCGGCACCTACCAGAGCACGAAGGGCCGGAAGGCCGAGATGACGGATTTCCCTGACAACTTCATCTCTCTGTTCGCGAATGGAAAGATGGGCGAATTCAACATTCTTCCCGTCGTCGGCCAAAACAAACTGAACGAGGTCTATGTGGTCGGGCAGCTTCACGTCGATCTGTTCGAGCTCACGGAATTGCCGGACATGGCATTGAGCAACAGACAGGGTTATAAATCCGACGATCCCCGTTACGTCGCGCTCCTTGAGTACGTGAGGCGTGATCTCTTGGCAGACATCCTCAGGCGCCGGGATACTTTCACAGACCTCAGAAACACTGATAAAAAGCTAAAAAAGGAAGAGAAACAGAAGCAGGACGAAGAAAACCTCAGGGTCGCCTTCGACGATTTTCGTGGGACTGCGAGCAAGGCGGCCGCAAAAAATCTCGCCAAGCTCGGGGTAAAGATGCCGTTGGAGTCACTTGAGAAAATCGTCTTGGATTCGATCAATCAGAACTCTCCCAACCTTGGACTGAAGCGGCTCGTAGATTCCCAGAAGAAGAGGATTTTGATCAGTCAGACGTTACCGGACAAATCGTTCGCGGACATCGTGCATGCGATGCTAGTGTTCAACAACGTGTCTTCCGAGGACATCCTATACACTAACTGCGACGATGAGGTCTGTCGCATTCCGGAAGGGCGCCATGTCTATGAATACCTGCGCGACTTCTTCATCGAGAGTTACTCGGATCAAAAGATTTTCGCTCTCTTCATTACCAGTGAGAACACTAAGGTTTCTTGGGGAGCGATCACAGAGGTGGGCGCCGCTTGGATCACGCAGATAGATCATAAGATTTTCAATATCCGCCCGTTCAGGCCCGAGCATCCCTTGGATGACGAAACCCAGTGGCAATCCACCAACAGAGATGGAAAGCCGGACGAACTGTGGATGACGCCGCTGAACGCAGATATTTTCTGCCAGAAGGTCGAAGCGGTTTGCGATACGCTCGGCTACAAGAAGAAAAAACGCGCCGAAAACAAAGCTCACCTCGGAACACTCGTTTCCATCCGGAAGGACTGA
- a CDS encoding type IV pilus twitching motility protein PilT — MSYEMNDLLELVVDQNASDLHCQVGQPPTLRISGSMVPIEGPDLTPLDTEKLMLSITPDSHQQGVKLNGGTDFGFAYLDKARFRVSVLKSKGNYGIVLRQIPNRMFGLRDIGLPDKIKELLYLPRGLILVTGPTGSGKSTTLASMVNYINENRDGHIITIEDPIEYYHPHKKCIVTQREIGVDVPSFSEAIRRALRQDPDIILVGEMRDLETIEAAISAAETGHLVFGTLHTNSAAKTIDRIVDAFPANMKEMIRTQLASSVQAVISQVLCKKIGGGRVAGFEIMTTTTSIASLIRENKTFRITSDIQTGANLGMITMDSHLQSLYNREMITADEAVEKAQDPNTMRDKLVAAGAKLKAI, encoded by the coding sequence ATGAGCTACGAAATGAACGACTTGCTGGAACTGGTGGTGGACCAAAACGCGTCCGACCTCCACTGCCAGGTGGGCCAGCCGCCCACCCTTCGCATCAGCGGCAGCATGGTGCCCATCGAAGGCCCCGACCTCACCCCGCTCGACACCGAGAAGCTCATGCTCTCGATCACGCCCGACAGCCATCAGCAAGGCGTGAAGCTCAACGGCGGCACCGACTTCGGCTTCGCCTACCTCGATAAAGCCCGCTTCCGCGTCAGCGTGCTGAAGTCGAAAGGCAACTACGGCATCGTCCTCCGCCAGATCCCCAACCGCATGTTCGGCCTCCGCGACATCGGCCTGCCCGACAAAATCAAAGAACTCCTCTACCTCCCCCGCGGCCTCATCCTCGTTACCGGCCCGACCGGCTCCGGCAAATCCACGACCCTCGCGTCGATGGTGAACTACATTAACGAAAACCGCGACGGTCACATCATCACCATCGAGGACCCGATCGAGTACTATCACCCGCACAAAAAGTGCATCGTCACGCAGCGCGAGATCGGCGTCGACGTCCCCAGCTTTTCCGAAGCCATCCGCCGTGCCCTCCGTCAAGATCCCGACATCATCCTCGTCGGTGAAATGCGCGACCTCGAAACCATCGAGGCCGCCATCTCCGCCGCCGAAACCGGTCACTTGGTTTTCGGCACCCTTCATACCAATAGCGCCGCCAAGACCATCGACCGCATCGTCGATGCCTTCCCGGCCAACATGAAGGAAATGATCCGCACTCAGCTCGCCTCCTCGGTGCAAGCCGTCATCTCCCAGGTTCTCTGCAAAAAAATCGGCGGCGGCCGCGTCGCTGGCTTCGAGATCATGACGACGACAACCTCGATCGCCTCGCTCATCCGCGAAAACAAAACCTTCCGCATCACCTCCGACATCCAGACCGGCGCGAACCTCGGCATGATCACCATGGATTCGCACCTCCAGAGCCTCTACAACCGCGAGATGATCACGGCCGACGAAGCCGTCGAAAAAGCCCAGGACCCAAACACCATGCGCGACAAACTCGTCGCCGCCGGCGCCAAACTCAAAGCGATCTGA
- the typA gene encoding translational GTPase TypA: MNQNIRNIAIIAHVDHGKTTLVDQLLKEGGVYRANQAVEVRAMDSMDLEKEKGITIKAKNTSVHWKGKIVNILDTPGHADFGGEVERALRMVDGVLLVIDAYDGPQAQTRFVLRKALAHGLKVVIVINKIDRDNADPAKMYDKVLELLMELNATEEQFDAPVVYGSGRDGYMMYKLGEEKKDMTPLFQTIIDHVPPPFAKPEDPFHMLVSNIDWSDYVGRIAVGKVLGGVVKVGDPTFVIRHAEGGKKVRAKITKIFEFTGLGQREVETAHAGNIIGLAGFEDVDIGDTLAVSEDAHALPFQQIDPPTLEMQFSVNDGPLVGQEGKLVTSRQLRERLMRELKTNVSIYIEDADRAGVFNVKARGAMQVAVLVETMRREGFELLVSRPTVIEKIVDGQRHEPYETVWVEVPDECVGSVMQNLANRKGQLTNMEKLSHSTMIEATITTRGLIGMEIDVINATSGRGITSHLFKEYGPYAGEVLTRLTGTLIATDAGETTTYALLMVQERGKLFVGPGEQVYEGMIVGENPRNEDIACNAVREKALTNFRSQGSGVATGLIPAAKMSLERAIEYIAADELLEVTPKSLRLRKRILNNNERQKARKSGK, translated from the coding sequence ATGAACCAGAACATCCGCAACATCGCCATCATCGCTCACGTCGACCACGGTAAAACCACCCTCGTCGACCAGCTCCTCAAAGAAGGTGGCGTGTACCGCGCCAACCAGGCCGTCGAAGTCCGCGCCATGGACTCCATGGACCTCGAAAAGGAAAAGGGCATCACGATCAAGGCCAAGAACACCTCCGTCCACTGGAAGGGTAAGATCGTCAACATTCTCGACACCCCCGGCCACGCCGACTTCGGCGGCGAAGTCGAACGCGCCCTCCGCATGGTCGACGGCGTTCTCCTCGTCATCGACGCCTACGACGGTCCCCAGGCCCAGACCCGTTTCGTGCTCCGCAAGGCCCTCGCCCACGGCCTCAAGGTCGTCATCGTCATCAACAAGATCGACCGCGACAACGCCGACCCGGCCAAAATGTACGACAAGGTCCTCGAACTCCTCATGGAGCTCAACGCGACCGAAGAACAGTTCGACGCCCCCGTCGTTTACGGCTCCGGCCGCGACGGCTACATGATGTACAAGCTCGGCGAAGAGAAGAAGGACATGACCCCGCTCTTCCAGACCATCATCGACCACGTCCCGCCACCCTTCGCCAAGCCGGAAGATCCCTTCCACATGCTCGTGTCGAACATCGACTGGTCCGATTACGTCGGCCGTATCGCCGTCGGCAAAGTCCTCGGCGGCGTCGTCAAAGTCGGCGACCCGACCTTCGTCATCCGTCACGCGGAAGGTGGCAAAAAAGTCCGCGCCAAGATCACCAAGATTTTTGAGTTCACCGGCCTCGGTCAGCGCGAAGTCGAAACCGCCCACGCCGGTAACATCATCGGCCTCGCCGGCTTCGAAGACGTCGACATCGGCGACACCCTCGCCGTCAGCGAAGACGCCCACGCCCTCCCCTTCCAGCAGATTGATCCGCCCACGCTGGAGATGCAGTTCTCCGTCAACGACGGCCCGCTCGTCGGCCAGGAAGGTAAGCTCGTCACCTCCCGCCAGCTCCGCGAACGCCTCATGCGCGAGCTCAAGACCAACGTCTCGATCTACATCGAAGACGCTGACCGCGCTGGCGTATTCAACGTCAAAGCACGCGGCGCCATGCAGGTCGCCGTTCTCGTCGAGACCATGCGCCGCGAAGGCTTCGAGCTCCTCGTCTCCCGCCCGACCGTTATCGAAAAGATCGTCGATGGTCAGCGCCACGAGCCCTACGAGACCGTCTGGGTCGAAGTTCCCGACGAGTGTGTCGGCTCCGTCATGCAGAACCTCGCCAACCGCAAAGGCCAGCTGACCAACATGGAGAAGCTTTCGCACTCCACGATGATCGAAGCCACCATCACCACGCGCGGCTTGATCGGCATGGAGATCGACGTGATCAACGCCACCAGCGGCCGCGGCATCACGAGCCACCTCTTCAAAGAATACGGCCCCTACGCGGGCGAAGTGCTCACCCGCCTCACCGGCACGCTCATCGCGACCGACGCCGGCGAGACCACGACCTACGCCCTCTTGATGGTGCAGGAACGCGGCAAGCTCTTCGTCGGCCCCGGCGAGCAAGTGTACGAAGGCATGATCGTCGGCGAAAACCCACGCAACGAAGACATCGCGTGTAACGCCGTCCGTGAAAAAGCCCTCACCAACTTCCGCTCGCAAGGCTCCGGTGTGGCGACCGGCCTCATCCCGGCCGCCAAGATGTCGCTCGAACGCGCGATCGAATACATCGCCGCCGACGAACTCCTCGAGGTCACCCCGAAGAGCCTCCGCCTCCGCAAGCGCATCCTGAATAACAACGAGCGCCAAAAAGCCCGCAAATCCGGCAAGTAA